A section of the Malus sylvestris chromosome 17, drMalSylv7.2, whole genome shotgun sequence genome encodes:
- the LOC126612496 gene encoding transcription factor MYB20-like yields the protein MGRQPCCDKVGLKKGPWTAEEDKKLIKFILANGQCCWRAVPKLAGLLRCGKSCRLRWTNYLRPDLKRGLLSEYEEKMVIDLHAQLGNRWSKIASHLPGRTDNEIKNHWNTHIKKKLRKMGIDPLTHKPIANVDDQSQQSQSQKQGGEEEQSCAANDSFEIGQNTPTQAKEEDSKNMGGNGLDKMEFLIDGFCIDEVPLIEPHEILVPCAPSSSTSSSSSSNSSSIFLEDLHLPDFEWPDCDYSNNNNNNQNNDSMGLWDDDFSSWGQDSWAYGLL from the exons ATGGGAAGGCAACCATGCTGTGACAAAGTTGGGTTGAAGAAGGGACCATGGACAGCTGAAGAGGACAAGAAGCTCATTAAGTTCATCCTCGCCAATGGCCAATGCTGCTGGAGAGCTGTCCCTAAGCTTGCAG GATTATTAAGGTGTGGAAAAAGTTGCAGGCTGAGGTGGACCAACTATTTGAGGCCAGACTTAAAGAGAGGTCTTTTATCAGAATATGAAGAGAAAATGGTCATTGATCTTCATGCTCAACTTGGCAACAG ATGGTCTAAGATTGCCTCTCATCTCCCTGGAAGAACAGATAATGAGATTAAAAATCACTGGAACACCCACATCAAGAAGAAGTTGAGAAAAATGGGGATTGATCCTCTCACCCACAAACCAATTGCTAATGTCGATGATCAAAGCCAACAATCACAAAGTCAAAAacaaggaggagaagaagaacaatcttGTGCAGCTAATGACAGCTTTGAAATTGGTCAAAACACCCCTACTCAAGCCAAAGAGGAAGATTCCAAAAACATGGGAGGTAATGGATTGGATAAAATGGAGTTCTTGATTGATGGATTCTGCATAGATGAAGTTCCACTAATTGAGCCCCATGAGATTTTAGTTCCTTGTGCTCCATCTTCATCAacgtcttcatcttcttcttcaaattcatCATCCATTTTTCTTGAAGACTTGCATCTCCCAGATTTTGAGTGGCCTGACTGTGAttacagcaacaacaacaacaacaaccagaACAATGACAGCATGGGCTTGTGGGATGATGACTTCAGCAGCTGGGGTCAAGATTCTTGGGCATATGGGCTTttgtaa